The Silvibacterium dinghuense DNA window GTCCGAGCTGCATGTGACGCATCGCGGGATCGCCCTTGTAACGCCCGGTCGTGAGCAGCACGGTAGACCAAAAATCCTTCAGAAGAGCGAGATGGTGGGGCCAATCGTCGACAACCGCATGGAAGATAGGCCCGATCTCAGGATCAAGCCGGACTTTTGTGTAGAAAGCATCTACAAGGGTGCCAATCCGGGCTTCAGAAATATCTGTGCTCATGCCAGTGCGTCGCGATCTCACACAGAATAGCGCATCGTTGCGGAGAGTCATGCCTCTCGGCAACGAGAGTCATGCAAGAGTGAAGACCACGGTAAACCGGGATCCCTGGCCTTCATGGCTGGAGACCTGAATCTCCGCGTGGTGCGTATCCGCGATCCACTTGGCAATCGAAAGCCCCAGGCCGCTTCCCTCTACCTGAGCGCGTGAGGGATCGGCACGATAGAAGCGGTCGAAGATACGCGGTACATCTCCAGGCGCGATACCGATGCCACTGTCCTCTACGCGCAGCAGCGCATGGCCTGCAGAGTTCTCAAGCGAGACGCGCACATGGCCGAATGACGGTGTGTATTTGAGCGCGTTGTCGAGCAGAATCCAAAGCAGCCGGCGCAGGCTCGAAGCATGACCAAGCACCATGAGCGCGGGGGACGTACCCAGCGCAAGGCTGACCTCTATGTTCTTTCGTGCGCCAAGAGTCGTGGCCATGGCGCAGCCATCCGCAACAATCTCGGCGAGATCCACTGGCTCGAGAATAAGACTCGTAGGCTCGCTGTCGGCACGGGCCAGCTCGAGCATCTGTTCGAGCAACACGGCAGCATTCGCCGACTCCTCGATGATGGCGTTAAGAGCCTCGCGGCTCGAAGCATCCACATCCGGCTGGCGGAGGGCAACCTCGGCGATGGTGCGCGTCAGCGAAAGCGGACCACGCAGCTCATGCGAAGCATCGGCAGTAAACTGCTTGAGCTTGAGGACCGCAACCTCCAGCCGCGCAAGCATGTCATTGCAGGTCTCAGCGAGGCGCTCGAGCTCGTCACCACTGCGCGACACGGGCAGGCGCTCGGAGAGATTGCGAATGCCGATGGAACGCACGGCAACCGTGATGCGATCGACCGGGCCGAGCGCGCGGCGGCTCATCCAGTAGCCGCCGGCCATCGAGATCAGCAACAGCACCGGAGCCAGCGTAAACATGCCATGGCGGAACTCGGCGAGCAGTTCAAGATTCGCGGCCTGCGGCGCCGCGGCGACCAGCACCAATGGCCCCCATGCCTCATCGCGAAAAGAGCGCTCGATCACCAGATAGGGTTGTCCCTCCGCGTGGATCGAGAAAAAGCTCTCGGAGCTCACATTGCCGACCGGAGGCCAGGAGAAATCGGTGGAAGAGGGCGATGGCCAGAGCACAGAACCATCTGCGCGAAACACTTCGGCGCGGCCGCCACCCGTGGCGGTGGCAAAGTCGCGGAAGTCGCCGGCGCGGCTTGCGGCCGGGGCACGCTCATTGCGTCGCATCATCTCCTGCAGGCGATCGATGCGACGGCTGAGCGTGAGGTGCCGTTCCGCGGAGAGGTTGCGCTGCAGGTTCAGCCACATGGCCGCGCCGAAGAGAACCCAGCCGGCGAGAAAGATCACACCGAACCACACGGTGAGGCGCGTAGAGATGGAGATAACGCGCCTCAACCGGCCTCAGCGCGCAGGCAGTAGCCAACACCGCGAACGGTGTGCAGCAGCTCGGGCTCACCGGGCTGGGTGATCTTGCCGCGCAGAGCGCGAATGAAGACATACAGACTGTCGAAGCTGACATCGCAACCCGGCCCCCATGCCTCTTCAATGAGCGCGCCATGCGGCACCACTGCCGGAGCGCGGCGCAGCAGGATTTCCAGCAGCGCGCACTCGGTGCGCGTAAGCACCGCGACACGCTCACCGCGCTGCAGCTCGAACATCCAGGGACGCAGCACAAGATCCTCACAACGCAGCTCGCGCGGCGCACGCGCAGGAATGCGACGCTCGGTGGCACGCACTTTGGCCAGCAGCACATCGAGCGCAAAGGGCTTGGTGAGGTAGTCATCCGCACCGGCATCGAGGCCGGTGACGATGTCCTGCATGGAGTCGCGCGCAGAGAGGATGATGGCCTGCGTCTCCAGGCGCAGATCGCGGATACGGCGCACCACTTCAAAGCCATCCATGCGCGGCATCATCACATCGATCAACAACAGATCGAACTCTGCCGAACGACCCAGGCGCAGCGCCTCGCTGCCATCGGCGGCCAACGTAACCGAATGTCCTTCCCCCTCGAGCGCCCGGCCGATCTGCACGGCGAAATTGCGTTTGTCTTCTGCGATCAGAATCTTCATGACCATGATTTCTGCCTTGCGGCATTTTGCTGTTTCTTTTCAACCTAGC harbors:
- a CDS encoding group III truncated hemoglobin, with protein sequence MSTDISEARIGTLVDAFYTKVRLDPEIGPIFHAVVDDWPHHLALLKDFWSTVLLTTGRYKGDPAMRHMQLGLDAQHFERWLALFVETARETFSAESAELIIEKARRIGRNLQEAAAHTREKQRLV
- a CDS encoding sensor histidine kinase → MRRVISISTRLTVWFGVIFLAGWVLFGAAMWLNLQRNLSAERHLTLSRRIDRLQEMMRRNERAPAASRAGDFRDFATATGGGRAEVFRADGSVLWPSPSSTDFSWPPVGNVSSESFFSIHAEGQPYLVIERSFRDEAWGPLVLVAAAPQAANLELLAEFRHGMFTLAPVLLLISMAGGYWMSRRALGPVDRITVAVRSIGIRNLSERLPVSRSGDELERLAETCNDMLARLEVAVLKLKQFTADASHELRGPLSLTRTIAEVALRQPDVDASSREALNAIIEESANAAVLLEQMLELARADSEPTSLILEPVDLAEIVADGCAMATTLGARKNIEVSLALGTSPALMVLGHASSLRRLLWILLDNALKYTPSFGHVRVSLENSAGHALLRVEDSGIGIAPGDVPRIFDRFYRADPSRAQVEGSGLGLSIAKWIADTHHAEIQVSSHEGQGSRFTVVFTLA
- a CDS encoding response regulator transcription factor — protein: MKILIAEDKRNFAVQIGRALEGEGHSVTLAADGSEALRLGRSAEFDLLLIDVMMPRMDGFEVVRRIRDLRLETQAIILSARDSMQDIVTGLDAGADDYLTKPFALDVLLAKVRATERRIPARAPRELRCEDLVLRPWMFELQRGERVAVLTRTECALLEILLRRAPAVVPHGALIEEAWGPGCDVSFDSLYVFIRALRGKITQPGEPELLHTVRGVGYCLRAEAG